One stretch of Gouania willdenowi chromosome 16, fGouWil2.1, whole genome shotgun sequence DNA includes these proteins:
- the LOC114478321 gene encoding membrane progestin receptor delta-like isoform X2, whose amino-acid sequence MPDYRVFPVWRGTGVAGGGGNGDDGGWSAAWSRCLRWEHDGPDRSRIPVFDYLAWLVLSRRVCQRGRGAVGLSADMLSIKLPQLFHSHQIPKVFREDSIISGYRRPHSSALDCVLSSFQLTNETLNIWTHFLPTWYFLWRLCALCSSMNVLSDSYTWPLLIYMLLICVYPFTSSCAHTFSSMSPESRHVCYFFDYGALSLYSLGCAISYSYYVMPDPWINTWLHQHFVPFAVGNSVFCTSLSCYSRFLELQSAKRSKALRTAAFVLPFVFDTVPLFYRLLLCCGGGTMSSSDALYSHCYHLLFAFLTCFLFTAHLPERLYPGRFDYFGHSHQLFHVSAVVGTHFQMEGVLADMLSRKAWLLAQQGAPSLLGTLGALLLGLILNLGIIGVFSAALMWTSYHSARSQR is encoded by the exons ATGCCAGACTATCGCG TGTTTCCAGTGTGGCGGGGGACCGGGGTGGCCGGCGGCGGGGGCAACGGTGATGACGGCGGGTGGAGCGCGGCCTGGAGCCGCTGCCTGAGGTGGGAGCATGACGGTCCGGACCGGTCCAGGATCCCTGTGTTCGATTACCTGGCCTGGCTGGTTCTGAGCCGCCGAGTGTGTCAGCGAGGGAGGGGGGCCGTGGGCCTGTCTGCAGACATGCTGAGCATCAAACTGCCCCAACTCTTCCACAGCCACCAGATCCCCAAG GTGTTCAGGGAGGACAGCATCATCTCCGGCTACAGACGCCCTCACAGCTCAGCCTTAGACTGCGTCCTCAGCAGCTTCCAACTGACCAATGAGACGCTCAACATCTGGACACACTTCCTGCCAACATG GTACTTCCTGTGGCGTCTGTGCGCTCTCTGCTCCTCTATGAACGTGCTGAGCGACAGCTACACGTGGCCGTTGCTGATCTACATGCTGCTGATCTGTGTGTACCCGTTCACCTCCAGCTGTGCTCACACCTTCAGCAGTATGTCCCCAGAGTCACGACACGTCTGCTACTTCTTTGACTACGGAGCGCTCAGCCTCTACAGCCTCG GATGTGCCATCAGCTACAGTTACTACGTCATGCCTGATCCGTGGATCAACACATGGCTCCATCAGCACTTTGTTCCCTTCGCCGTGGGAAACTCTGTGTTTTGCACCAGCCTTTCCTGTTACTCCAG GTTTCTAGAGCTTCAGTCAGCGAAGAGGAGCAAAGCTCTGCGTACGGCCGCCTTCGTCCTCCCGTTCGTGTTCGACACGGTGCCTCTGTTCTACAGG CTCTTGCTGTGTTGTGGTGGTGGAACCATGAGCTCCAGCGACGCCCTCTACAGCCACTGTTACCACCTGCTCTTCGCCTTCCTCACCTGCTTCCTGTTCACCGCCCACCTCCCAGAGAGGCTGTACCCGGGACGCTTTGACTACTTTg GCCACAGTCACCAGCTGTTCCACGTCAGCGCTGTGGTGGGGACCCACTTCCAGATGGAGGGGGTCCTCGCTGACATGCTGTCCAGAAAGGCGTGGCTCCTGGCCCAGCAGGGGGCGCCCTCCCTACTGGGAACGCTGGGGGCGCTGCTGCTCGGCCTCATCCTCAACCTGGGAATCATCGGCGTGTTCAGCGCAGCGCTGATGTGGACGTCGTACCACTCGGCGCGCTCCCAACGCTGA
- the LOC114478321 gene encoding membrane progestin receptor delta-like isoform X1, which yields MENSEGTLSPKMQKRHELKLWTLDSVGHVLFPVWRGTGVAGGGGNGDDGGWSAAWSRCLRWEHDGPDRSRIPVFDYLAWLVLSRRVCQRGRGAVGLSADMLSIKLPQLFHSHQIPKVFREDSIISGYRRPHSSALDCVLSSFQLTNETLNIWTHFLPTWYFLWRLCALCSSMNVLSDSYTWPLLIYMLLICVYPFTSSCAHTFSSMSPESRHVCYFFDYGALSLYSLGCAISYSYYVMPDPWINTWLHQHFVPFAVGNSVFCTSLSCYSRFLELQSAKRSKALRTAAFVLPFVFDTVPLFYRLLLCCGGGTMSSSDALYSHCYHLLFAFLTCFLFTAHLPERLYPGRFDYFGHSHQLFHVSAVVGTHFQMEGVLADMLSRKAWLLAQQGAPSLLGTLGALLLGLILNLGIIGVFSAALMWTSYHSARSQR from the exons TGTTTCCAGTGTGGCGGGGGACCGGGGTGGCCGGCGGCGGGGGCAACGGTGATGACGGCGGGTGGAGCGCGGCCTGGAGCCGCTGCCTGAGGTGGGAGCATGACGGTCCGGACCGGTCCAGGATCCCTGTGTTCGATTACCTGGCCTGGCTGGTTCTGAGCCGCCGAGTGTGTCAGCGAGGGAGGGGGGCCGTGGGCCTGTCTGCAGACATGCTGAGCATCAAACTGCCCCAACTCTTCCACAGCCACCAGATCCCCAAG GTGTTCAGGGAGGACAGCATCATCTCCGGCTACAGACGCCCTCACAGCTCAGCCTTAGACTGCGTCCTCAGCAGCTTCCAACTGACCAATGAGACGCTCAACATCTGGACACACTTCCTGCCAACATG GTACTTCCTGTGGCGTCTGTGCGCTCTCTGCTCCTCTATGAACGTGCTGAGCGACAGCTACACGTGGCCGTTGCTGATCTACATGCTGCTGATCTGTGTGTACCCGTTCACCTCCAGCTGTGCTCACACCTTCAGCAGTATGTCCCCAGAGTCACGACACGTCTGCTACTTCTTTGACTACGGAGCGCTCAGCCTCTACAGCCTCG GATGTGCCATCAGCTACAGTTACTACGTCATGCCTGATCCGTGGATCAACACATGGCTCCATCAGCACTTTGTTCCCTTCGCCGTGGGAAACTCTGTGTTTTGCACCAGCCTTTCCTGTTACTCCAG GTTTCTAGAGCTTCAGTCAGCGAAGAGGAGCAAAGCTCTGCGTACGGCCGCCTTCGTCCTCCCGTTCGTGTTCGACACGGTGCCTCTGTTCTACAGG CTCTTGCTGTGTTGTGGTGGTGGAACCATGAGCTCCAGCGACGCCCTCTACAGCCACTGTTACCACCTGCTCTTCGCCTTCCTCACCTGCTTCCTGTTCACCGCCCACCTCCCAGAGAGGCTGTACCCGGGACGCTTTGACTACTTTg GCCACAGTCACCAGCTGTTCCACGTCAGCGCTGTGGTGGGGACCCACTTCCAGATGGAGGGGGTCCTCGCTGACATGCTGTCCAGAAAGGCGTGGCTCCTGGCCCAGCAGGGGGCGCCCTCCCTACTGGGAACGCTGGGGGCGCTGCTGCTCGGCCTCATCCTCAACCTGGGAATCATCGGCGTGTTCAGCGCAGCGCTGATGTGGACGTCGTACCACTCGGCGCGCTCCCAACGCTGA